Below is a genomic region from Bacillota bacterium.
GTTCCTCCCTCCATGGAGATATCCGCAACCCAGGATGTAGATGCCCCTCCACTAAATCACCACACAAATCTGAACTCTACCGTTGTTAGGCCCTTGAACCCTAAGTACACTTTTGACAGCTTTGTTGTGGGCAACTCTAACCGATTTGCCCACGCAGCCGCGCTGGCTGTGGCGGAAGCCCCAGCCAAGGCCTATAACCCCCTTTTTCTCTATGGAGGTGTCGGGCTTGGCAAGACCCATCTTATGCATGCCATCGGTCACTTCGTCTTCCGGCAGCAACCTTCTGCCAGCGTAGTCTACGCTTCCTCCGAGACCTTCACAAATGAACTAATAAATGCAATCAGGGACCACAGGACCATAGACTTCAGGGCACGTTATCGCAGCGTTGACGTGCTCCTAGTGGATGACATCCAGTTCCTTGCTGGGAAGGAGACTACGCAGGAGGAGTTCTTCCATACCTTTGATGCGCTGCATGCCGCCAACAAGCAAATCGTAATCTCTAGTGACCGCCCTCCTAAAGAAATCTCCACTCTTGAGGACCGACTTCGCTCCCGGTTCGAGTGGGGACTAACATCGGATATCCAGCCTCCAGACCTGGAAACCCGGATAGCGATTCTCAGAAAGAAGGCTAAGGCAGAAGGGCTTGCCATGCCTCATGACGTTATGGGCTTCGTTGCCTCCCAGTTCGACTCGAATATCCGGGAACTGGAGGGTGCATTCATCAGGATCGTTGCCTATGCCTCTCTTAGTAAACAAGAGATCTCGCTAGAACTCGCCCATACCGCTCTGAAGGACATGCTCCCATCAGGTGCCGACCGCAGCATTACCATCACCCTGATCCAGCAGGTTGTGGCTGATCACTATGGCCTGGACGTCGCTGAGTTGAAGGTTAAGAAACGCACCAGAGCAGTGGCCTTTCCACGCCAGGTTGCTATGTATCTATCCCGTGAACTCACCAACTGCTCGCTTCCCCGCATTGGAGAGGAATTTGGGGGCCGTGACCATACCACCGTCATGCACGCCTGCGAGAAGATCTCCTCTGACATGAAGGGCGATCCTTCCCTCCAGTCCACTCTCTCCCGCCTCGTGATGCGGATCCGGGGGGCATGACCTGTTGATAACGCGGTGGATATCCTGGGTGTTTCCTGGGGACTTTCCTGTTAATAACTGCCGCGGTCCTGACTTTCCCACATCACAGCATTCTAATACTGGAACTTCCCACAGCATTGTGCACAAGCATCTAGGTGTTCCATACAGCATCTCATGGGGTTATACACACAATCCACAGGCCCTACGACTACTACTACTTCTAGCTATTAAGAATATCATTAGTAGCTTAAGACCCTGTCCCCCTAGACCTAGAAAGGAACTAACCCCGTGGCAATCGAATTAAGGACTCCATGGCTTCCCTAAGGGGGGTTCACGCGTGCGCTTTCACGTGTCTCAGTCCGACATCCTCACCGGTGTCCAGACAGTGCAGCGGGCTGTGTCAACACAGACTATTGTCCCAGTCCTTTCCGGCATCCTCCTCGATGCTGAGGAAGAACACGTGCGACTGTCCGGAACAGACACACAGATCCGTATTGAATGGAAAACACCGGCCCGAGTAGAGGAGCCAGGCAAGGTCGTGCTACCAGTCAAGTATCTCGCGGAAATGCTGCGCAGGACGCCGGATACCGAGGTATCGATAGCAGTGGGCGAGGCTTCCCTAGCTGAGATCACATGGGGAGGGGCTCACTACGTGGTACACGGCCTTCCCGCGGAAGGGTTCCCCGAGTTAAAGACACCACAGAACCTAACCCAGATTGAGACAACTCAAGGGGTCATACGGTCCCTCATAAGGCGAACGGTGTTTGCCAGCGCCCGGGATGAATCGAGGATACTCCTCACGGGTGTTCTGTTCAAGGCATCTAGGGGAAAGATAGACATGGTGGCGACGGACGGTGTCAGGCTCAGCAAGGTGAGCGCTCGGTTTGGAGGTGACCTCGGAGATGTGGAGGCAATAATACCCTCGAGGGCGCTAGGAGAAATGGCAAGACTCTGTTCGGGCCATGAAGATGAGCCGGGGATCCTCTCCATAGGCCCAAAGAATGTTTTATTAGAGGTAGGAGGAGCAAGGCTCGCATCCAGCCTGATTGAGGGTCAGTACCCGGAGTATGAGAGGGTTATGCCGAGGGACTTTGCCAGCGTTCTCACGGTAGAGAGAAATGCACTTCATGATGCGCTGGACAGGGCTGGTCTGGTCTCCCAGTCCTCCAACGCTGTGAGGCTCCGAGCGAGGGATGGGCGCATAAACATCTCAGCGCATGCCCCGGCGGTGGGACAGGGGGTCGAGGAGATAGAGGGGCTTATACAAGGTTCGGATATGGAGATTTCCTTCAACGCGCGATACGTTACTGAGGGACTGAAGGCCTTTGACTCCGGCGACATCCTCGTCCAGGTGCCTGGCCCCGACAAGGCAACGGTTATAAAGGCACCGGGGGATGATGACTTTGTCTACCTTGTGCTGCCTCTGAAGATAGGATGAGTCTACCTGGAAAGAAGTGAAAAATCGCATTGCGGGAAGAAGAGGTATTCATCAGGGGTGATCACATAGCCCTGGACGCCTTGCTGAAGTGGTCCGGAGCGGTTGACACTGGCGGAAGGGCAAAAACGCTGATCCAGTCAGGCATGATAAAGCTCAACGGGGTCGTTGAAACACGCAGATCGAGTAAGGTGAGCGTTGGCTCCGTGGTGGATGCCGGAGGACTGGGAGTCTTCAGAGTGTGCAGTGAGGATAAAAGGAAGTGAAGATAGAAAGCCTTTACCTCCAGGACTTTCGCAACTACGAAACCTTACGCTTGGACCTGGCTCCAGGCCTTAATGTTTTCGTTGGGGAAAACGCGGCAGGAAAGACTAACATTCTTGAGGCCGCCTACCTTCTATCCACCGCCAGGTCCCACCGTGGTAGCCACGATGCCGAAATGGTCCGGTGGGGACAGCTTGGCTATTCAGCCGGCGCCACGGTGATTAGGGAAGCACTCTGCAGTGTCAAGGTAGGGTTACGCTACAGCGGTGAGAAGAGACGCAAGACAGCAGTAGTGGAGGGCTTAGCCCAG
It encodes:
- the dnaN gene encoding DNA polymerase III subunit beta → MRFHVSQSDILTGVQTVQRAVSTQTIVPVLSGILLDAEEEHVRLSGTDTQIRIEWKTPARVEEPGKVVLPVKYLAEMLRRTPDTEVSIAVGEASLAEITWGGAHYVVHGLPAEGFPELKTPQNLTQIETTQGVIRSLIRRTVFASARDESRILLTGVLFKASRGKIDMVATDGVRLSKVSARFGGDLGDVEAIIPSRALGEMARLCSGHEDEPGILSIGPKNVLLEVGGARLASSLIEGQYPEYERVMPRDFASVLTVERNALHDALDRAGLVSQSSNAVRLRARDGRINISAHAPAVGQGVEEIEGLIQGSDMEISFNARYVTEGLKAFDSGDILVQVPGPDKATVIKAPGDDDFVYLVLPLKIG
- a CDS encoding RNA-binding S4 domain-containing protein, whose translation is MREEEVFIRGDHIALDALLKWSGAVDTGGRAKTLIQSGMIKLNGVVETRRSSKVSVGSVVDAGGLGVFRVCSEDKRK
- the dnaA gene encoding chromosomal replication initiator protein DnaA, coding for MWDRTLQVMEKELLKPSFETWLKNTKPLAFYGDTIVLGVANEFAKDWMESRYSPLIRRVLHEITHKEINLKFVVPPSMEISATQDVDAPPLNHHTNLNSTVVRPLNPKYTFDSFVVGNSNRFAHAAALAVAEAPAKAYNPLFLYGGVGLGKTHLMHAIGHFVFRQQPSASVVYASSETFTNELINAIRDHRTIDFRARYRSVDVLLVDDIQFLAGKETTQEEFFHTFDALHAANKQIVISSDRPPKEISTLEDRLRSRFEWGLTSDIQPPDLETRIAILRKKAKAEGLAMPHDVMGFVASQFDSNIRELEGAFIRIVAYASLSKQEISLELAHTALKDMLPSGADRSITITLIQQVVADHYGLDVAELKVKKRTRAVAFPRQVAMYLSRELTNCSLPRIGEEFGGRDHTTVMHACEKISSDMKGDPSLQSTLSRLVMRIRGA